The Longimicrobium sp. genome has a segment encoding these proteins:
- a CDS encoding serine hydrolase domain-containing protein, whose product MARAETLGFSQAALDRIDPALQAFVDSGKVSGIYAVIARHGRIRYERTFGRMDLARGTPMRPDAIFRIYSMTKPVVAVGVLRLVDQGRVGLDDPVSKYIPSFANVKVFAGGTADAPILRAPDSPITIRQLLNHTSGLAYGLTPGPVDTIFSRAKLYDAGRTLEEFADSLARIPLLFSPGTQWSYGSGLDVAGRVIEVASGQTLDRFLDEQLFRPLGMRDTGFRIRPEMRDRLATVYTTGPDGTLQPVRGDGLMAMFEPEARFFWGSGGLLSTPDDMLRFTQMLLDGGVFGETRILRPETVALMTHNTVPPELTPVPSGTLRDPTYGFGLGVAVKVDTARATRPGPAGIFRWSGYLGTYFWVDPENDLIAMVWTQLSPGSRVPLEATFQELVYSALGNRE is encoded by the coding sequence ATGGCGCGCGCTGAAACGCTCGGTTTTTCGCAGGCGGCGCTCGACCGCATCGACCCCGCTCTCCAGGCGTTCGTCGACTCGGGAAAGGTGAGCGGCATCTACGCCGTGATCGCCCGCCACGGCCGCATCCGGTACGAGCGCACTTTCGGGCGGATGGACCTGGCGCGCGGCACCCCCATGCGCCCGGACGCGATCTTCCGCATCTACTCCATGACCAAGCCGGTGGTCGCCGTGGGTGTGCTCCGCCTCGTGGACCAGGGCAGGGTGGGGCTCGATGATCCGGTGTCGAAGTACATCCCATCGTTCGCGAACGTGAAGGTGTTCGCCGGGGGAACTGCGGATGCCCCGATCCTCCGGGCGCCCGACTCGCCGATCACCATCCGCCAGCTCCTGAACCATACCTCCGGCCTGGCGTACGGGCTGACGCCCGGGCCAGTCGATACCATCTTCAGCCGGGCGAAGCTGTACGATGCGGGCCGCACGCTGGAGGAGTTCGCCGACAGCCTCGCGCGCATTCCCCTGCTCTTCTCGCCGGGAACGCAGTGGAGCTACGGCTCCGGGCTCGACGTCGCGGGACGGGTGATAGAGGTCGCGTCGGGGCAGACGCTCGACCGTTTTCTCGACGAGCAGCTCTTCCGCCCCTTGGGGATGCGCGACACCGGCTTCCGCATCCGCCCGGAGATGCGGGACCGCCTCGCGACCGTGTACACCACCGGCCCCGATGGCACGCTGCAACCCGTCCGGGGCGACGGGCTCATGGCGATGTTCGAGCCTGAGGCGCGCTTCTTCTGGGGGAGCGGCGGCCTGCTTTCCACGCCCGACGACATGCTCCGGTTCACGCAGATGCTCCTGGACGGCGGCGTGTTCGGGGAGACGCGCATCCTGCGGCCGGAGACCGTCGCGCTCATGACCCACAATACGGTGCCGCCGGAACTGACCCCGGTGCCGAGCGGCACGCTGCGCGACCCCACGTACGGGTTCGGGCTGGGCGTAGCCGTCAAGGTCGACACCGCGCGGGCGACGCGGCCGGGACCGGCCGGCATCTTCCGCTGGTCCGGGTACCTGGGGACGTACTTCTGGGTGGACCCGGAAAACGACCTGATCGCCATGGTCTGGACCCAGCTCTCCCCCGGAAGCCGCGTTCCACTGGAGGCGACGTTCCAGGAGCTGGTCTACTCCGCGTTGGGGAACAGGGAATAG
- a CDS encoding protein adenylyltransferase SelO, with the protein MAQPAFDSAYARLPDRFFARVTPTPVKAPRLIRVNAPLAAELGIDPDWLASEEGVAVLAGNRVPDTATPIATAYAGHQFGGFVPQLGDGRAILLGEVIDRGGTRRDVQLKGAGPTPYSRRGDGRAALGPVLREYLVSEAMQALGIPTTRALAAVTTGERVVRETMLPGAVLTRVASSHIRVGTFQFFASRGDVEGVRTLADHVIARHYPHAAEAEHPHRALLEAVVQAQAELVARWLLVGFVHGVMNTDNTSVAGETIDYGPCAFLDEYDPQAVFSSIDLYRRYAYGNQPAIAQWNLTRLAECLLPLLGDDADAAAEDAVQVLEAFGPAFERAYQGGLRRKLGLSTERPGDAALAEELLQAMAANLADFTLTFRGLSEAAADEEADAHVRSLFNDPGAYDAWAPRWRHRLGEEPGDAAARREAMLAVNPAFIPRNHRIEAVIRAAVDRNDFAPFEELLTVLARPFDSQPAFARYMEPPAAHERVHQTFCGT; encoded by the coding sequence ATGGCTCAACCCGCTTTCGACAGCGCCTATGCGCGGCTCCCGGACCGGTTTTTCGCCCGTGTCACGCCCACCCCGGTGAAGGCACCACGGCTGATCCGGGTGAACGCGCCGCTGGCGGCGGAGCTGGGCATCGACCCGGACTGGCTCGCCAGCGAGGAAGGCGTGGCCGTCCTGGCCGGGAACCGCGTTCCCGACACGGCCACGCCCATCGCCACCGCGTACGCCGGCCACCAGTTCGGCGGCTTCGTACCGCAGCTGGGCGACGGCCGCGCCATCCTGCTGGGCGAGGTCATCGACCGGGGCGGAACCCGGCGCGACGTGCAGCTCAAGGGCGCGGGCCCCACCCCCTACTCGCGCCGCGGCGACGGACGGGCGGCGCTTGGCCCGGTGCTGCGCGAGTACCTGGTCAGCGAGGCCATGCAGGCGCTGGGCATCCCCACCACCCGCGCACTGGCCGCGGTGACCACCGGGGAACGGGTGGTCCGGGAGACGATGCTTCCCGGCGCGGTGCTGACGCGGGTGGCATCCAGCCACATCCGGGTGGGTACGTTCCAGTTCTTCGCCAGCCGTGGCGACGTGGAGGGCGTACGCACGCTCGCGGACCACGTCATCGCGCGGCACTATCCGCACGCCGCCGAGGCCGAGCACCCTCACCGCGCGCTCCTCGAGGCCGTGGTCCAGGCGCAGGCCGAGCTGGTCGCCCGGTGGCTGCTGGTCGGCTTCGTCCACGGCGTGATGAACACGGACAACACGTCGGTCGCCGGTGAAACCATCGACTACGGCCCGTGCGCCTTCCTGGACGAATACGATCCCCAGGCGGTGTTCAGCTCCATCGACCTCTACCGACGCTACGCCTACGGCAACCAGCCGGCCATCGCCCAGTGGAACCTGACGCGGCTGGCGGAGTGCCTTCTCCCGCTCCTGGGGGACGACGCCGACGCCGCGGCCGAGGATGCCGTTCAGGTGCTGGAGGCATTCGGCCCGGCGTTCGAACGGGCCTACCAGGGCGGCCTGCGGCGCAAGCTGGGCCTGTCTACCGAACGTCCAGGTGACGCCGCGCTCGCGGAGGAACTGCTGCAGGCGATGGCGGCGAACCTCGCTGACTTTACGCTCACCTTCCGCGGGCTGAGCGAGGCGGCGGCGGACGAGGAGGCAGATGCGCACGTGCGGAGCCTTTTCAACGACCCCGGCGCATACGACGCGTGGGCGCCCCGGTGGCGGCACCGGCTCGGGGAAGAGCCGGGCGACGCCGCCGCGCGCCGCGAAGCCATGCTCGCCGTGAACCCCGCCTTCATCCCGCGCAACCATCGCATAGAGGCAGTGATCCGCGCGGCGGTCGACCGGAACGACTTCGCCCCCTTCGAGGAGCTGCTGACGGTGCTGGCCAGGCCGTTCGACTCGCAGCCGGCCTTCGCGCGGTACATGGAGCCGCCGGCGGCGCACGAGCGGGTGCACCAGACCTTCTGCGGCACGTAG
- a CDS encoding serine hydrolase domain-containing protein codes for MRRLSPVTLACALAVAACSPPAADLESRMEPAPAADLRTRLDAHFQAAARSGFSGAVLVAREGETVLRAGYSPGGTITPENAFWIGSLVKPIAASAILKLVDEGRLSTNDSIGRFLGGVPADKREITVHHLLTHTSGLPHAYVAEGITDRGAAVRAILALPLERRPGAQASYSNDAFTLLAAIVEIASGRPYEQFVEQAVLNPAGMAHSGFWPGPAASIAPVGSMPRPEIARPNWGYRGATGMYSTVDDLLAFTRALRGGRIVSPGSAARAMGTQVDRSGDASDIGYGWFLAERSGVPLITHSGAETGLDHYGWVYVLPASGLTLVLLSNSPEELAGQVSRGALRIILSAP; via the coding sequence ATGCGGCGTCTCTCCCCCGTAACCCTCGCCTGCGCGCTGGCGGTCGCGGCCTGCTCCCCACCGGCGGCGGACCTGGAGTCCCGCATGGAGCCGGCGCCGGCCGCCGACCTCCGGACGAGGCTCGATGCACATTTCCAGGCGGCGGCCCGCTCCGGGTTCTCGGGCGCGGTGCTGGTCGCGCGCGAGGGCGAGACGGTGCTGAGGGCGGGCTATTCACCCGGTGGGACGATCACTCCGGAGAACGCCTTCTGGATTGGATCGCTCGTCAAGCCGATCGCGGCGTCCGCCATCCTCAAGCTCGTGGACGAGGGGCGGCTCTCGACGAACGATTCCATCGGGCGGTTCCTGGGCGGCGTACCCGCGGACAAACGGGAGATCACCGTCCATCATCTGCTCACGCACACGTCCGGGCTTCCCCACGCGTACGTGGCTGAGGGGATCACGGACCGCGGCGCAGCGGTGCGTGCCATCCTTGCTCTTCCGCTCGAACGGCGGCCGGGGGCGCAGGCCTCCTACAGCAACGACGCCTTTACGCTGCTGGCGGCCATCGTAGAGATCGCATCCGGCCGCCCGTACGAGCAATTCGTGGAGCAGGCGGTGCTGAACCCCGCGGGGATGGCGCACAGCGGGTTCTGGCCGGGTCCCGCGGCCTCCATCGCGCCGGTCGGGAGCATGCCGCGGCCGGAGATCGCGCGCCCCAACTGGGGGTATCGCGGCGCCACGGGGATGTACAGCACCGTGGACGACCTGCTGGCGTTCACCCGTGCCCTGCGCGGCGGGCGCATCGTTTCGCCGGGATCGGCGGCCCGCGCCATGGGCACCCAGGTGGACCGGTCCGGCGACGCCTCGGACATCGGATACGGCTGGTTCCTCGCGGAACGGAGCGGCGTTCCTCTGATCACCCACTCCGGCGCGGAGACTGGACTGGACCACTACGGCTGGGTGTACGTCCTTCCCGCCAGCGGCCTGACGCTGGTGCTGCTTTCCAACTCCCCGGAAGAGCTCGCCGGCCAGGTAAGCCGTGGAGCACTCCGCATCATCCTCTCTGCCCCCTGA
- a CDS encoding sensor histidine kinase gives MPRTTSEGDGSGREAAAERARLVAELATERERLRSVVLHTPAPLALTEGPDHRFTLVNEAYKRISGGGRDVTGLTPRTAFPELAGSGIHEVFDQVYATGEPWVGPETLVRFDRDGTGVMDTWFDLRFEPVRNAEGRVVGVLNLAVEVTEQVGARRAVEELLARSERARAEAEAARAALAASEVQFRMLADAIPTLAWTAQADGYIDWYNARWYEYTGTTPEQMEGWGWQSVHDPAALPDVIARWQASIATGAVFEMTFPLRGADGQFRPFLTRVVPLRDASGRVVRWVGTNADVTSEREARAAAERAQAAAEAANRAKGEFLAVMSHELRTPLNAIGGYAELLELGIRGPITDAQRADLARIQASQKHLLGLINQVLNYTRVDAGAVRYDLARVPLADALVGAEALVLPQARARGLTLALGECPPGLVARADPDKLQQVLLNLLTNAVKFTETGGELHVTCAEREAQVAIAVADTGVGIAAEKLASIFEPFVQVDQGLTRQHEGVGLGLAISRELARGMGGDLTAESTPGVGSTFTLTLPRA, from the coding sequence GTGCCACGCACCACCAGCGAAGGAGACGGCAGCGGGCGTGAGGCGGCGGCCGAGCGCGCGCGCCTGGTCGCGGAGCTCGCGACCGAGCGCGAGCGGCTGCGGTCCGTCGTCCTGCACACGCCGGCGCCGCTCGCGCTGACGGAGGGCCCGGACCACCGGTTCACGCTCGTCAACGAGGCGTACAAGCGGATCAGCGGCGGCGGGCGCGACGTCACGGGCCTCACGCCGCGCACGGCGTTTCCCGAGCTGGCGGGCAGCGGCATCCACGAGGTGTTCGACCAGGTGTACGCCACCGGCGAGCCGTGGGTGGGCCCCGAGACGCTGGTGCGCTTCGACCGCGACGGCACGGGCGTGATGGACACATGGTTCGACCTGCGCTTCGAGCCGGTGCGCAACGCGGAGGGACGCGTGGTGGGTGTGCTGAACCTGGCGGTCGAGGTCACCGAGCAGGTGGGCGCGCGGCGCGCGGTCGAGGAGCTGCTCGCCCGGAGCGAACGGGCCCGCGCCGAGGCCGAGGCCGCCCGGGCGGCGCTCGCGGCCAGCGAGGTGCAGTTCCGTATGCTGGCGGACGCGATCCCCACGCTCGCCTGGACGGCGCAGGCCGACGGCTACATCGACTGGTACAACGCGCGCTGGTACGAATACACCGGCACCACGCCCGAACAGATGGAAGGCTGGGGATGGCAGTCGGTGCACGATCCGGCGGCGCTCCCCGACGTGATCGCGCGGTGGCAGGCCTCCATCGCGACCGGCGCGGTGTTCGAGATGACCTTTCCGCTCCGCGGCGCCGACGGGCAGTTCCGCCCCTTCCTCACGCGCGTCGTGCCGCTGCGGGACGCCAGCGGACGGGTGGTGCGCTGGGTGGGCACGAACGCCGACGTGACCTCCGAGCGCGAGGCGCGCGCGGCGGCCGAGCGCGCCCAGGCGGCCGCCGAGGCCGCGAACCGCGCCAAGGGCGAGTTCCTGGCGGTGATGAGCCACGAGCTGCGTACGCCCCTCAACGCTATCGGCGGCTACGCCGAGCTGCTCGAGCTGGGCATCCGCGGCCCGATCACCGATGCGCAGCGGGCCGACCTCGCGCGCATCCAGGCGAGCCAGAAGCACCTGCTCGGGCTGATCAACCAGGTGCTCAACTACACACGCGTGGACGCGGGCGCCGTGCGCTACGACCTGGCCCGGGTGCCGCTGGCGGACGCGCTCGTGGGGGCGGAGGCACTCGTTCTCCCGCAGGCCCGGGCGCGCGGGCTCACCCTTGCGCTCGGGGAATGCCCGCCCGGGCTCGTGGCGCGGGCAGACCCCGACAAGCTTCAGCAGGTGCTCCTCAACCTGCTCACGAACGCGGTGAAGTTCACCGAGACCGGGGGCGAGCTGCACGTGACCTGCGCCGAGCGCGAGGCGCAGGTCGCGATCGCGGTGGCCGACACCGGGGTGGGGATCGCGGCCGAGAAGCTGGCGAGCATCTTCGAGCCCTTCGTGCAGGTGGACCAGGGGCTCACGCGTCAGCACGAGGGTGTGGGGCTGGGGCTGGCGATCAGCCGCGAGCTCGCGCGCGGCATGGGCGGCGACCTGACGGCGGAGAGCACCCCGGGCGTGGGAAGCACCTTCACGCTGACACTGCCACGAGCCTGA
- a CDS encoding pentapeptide repeat-containing protein has product MKQNTRDTSNLEGQSQEALRNEIHRLQAALQKLEHEAQLRARRRSRIGFFVSTVGLRTFAGSQLFRKTVDLWNAWSTWVRSGEGLPWPESPTRDFAAALVARFTRVGLTFVILASLPLIITVLQLIALTRQTELINRQTELAESARRSALIFEQTAILDKIDEEMGALTVAEADSGKPRLPLRLEGRIIALSRSLRPYRYLDGDNLTPMALSPERGQLLTALMNSQIDMSRILTQANFQYSDLPGIRFRDFDLGQERMVVSQVTIIGDTIILRPDEISLAGSNFRSSLLEDGSFKLVRLEKADFRYADLSSVDFEEAKLIGADFSYATLTGVDFTDANLQHVVFEGAKMINTTINLGRHNEVRTLGARLCRASSIEGSLISAALLTEMATDSDCAQKLRHNVTQTEP; this is encoded by the coding sequence ATGAAACAAAATACTCGCGATACGTCCAACCTTGAAGGTCAATCGCAGGAAGCCCTGCGCAACGAGATCCACCGCCTGCAAGCCGCTTTGCAGAAACTGGAACACGAAGCGCAGCTACGTGCAAGACGCAGGAGCCGAATCGGTTTCTTCGTGTCTACGGTTGGCCTCAGAACCTTTGCTGGATCGCAGCTCTTTCGGAAAACGGTTGACCTGTGGAACGCATGGAGCACTTGGGTTCGTTCCGGCGAGGGGTTACCATGGCCCGAGTCGCCAACGCGCGACTTCGCCGCCGCACTGGTAGCTCGGTTCACTAGGGTTGGACTGACCTTTGTTATTCTCGCTTCCTTACCACTCATTATTACGGTTCTACAGCTTATCGCTCTAACGCGACAGACTGAATTGATAAATCGGCAAACGGAACTCGCCGAATCAGCACGGCGTTCCGCCCTGATCTTCGAGCAAACTGCGATTTTGGATAAGATAGACGAGGAAATGGGTGCGCTGACTGTCGCGGAGGCTGACTCAGGTAAGCCGCGTCTCCCATTAAGGCTAGAGGGTCGTATCATTGCCCTGAGTAGGTCACTACGACCGTATCGCTACCTAGACGGGGATAACCTTACCCCCATGGCCCTTAGCCCAGAACGGGGCCAACTCCTCACGGCATTGATGAACTCCCAAATTGACATGTCTCGCATACTCACTCAAGCCAATTTCCAATATTCTGATTTGCCCGGAATACGCTTCCGTGATTTTGATCTTGGTCAAGAGAGGATGGTTGTCTCGCAGGTCACGATTATCGGTGATACTATAATCCTAAGACCGGATGAAATATCACTCGCCGGGTCAAACTTCCGATCGTCCCTCCTTGAAGATGGATCGTTTAAACTAGTACGGCTTGAAAAGGCGGATTTTCGCTATGCCGATCTGAGCAGCGTAGATTTTGAGGAGGCAAAACTGATAGGGGCCGATTTTTCATACGCGACCTTGACAGGAGTTGATTTCACAGACGCTAATTTACAACATGTTGTGTTTGAGGGCGCAAAAATGATCAACACTACAATCAACTTGGGTCGCCATAACGAAGTTCGGACTTTAGGAGCAAGGCTCTGTCGAGCAAGCAGCATTGAGGGTTCTCTAATTTCAGCGGCTCTCCTAACCGAGATGGCAACCGACAGCGATTGTGCACAGAAGTTACGTCATAACGTTACTCAGACCGAGCCGTAG
- a CDS encoding excinuclease ABC subunit UvrA: protein MKARNSGGTGGAHKFVRVRGAREHNLKNVNVDIPRDALVVFTGVSGSGKSSLAFGTLYAEAQRRYLESVAPYARRLFHQMGIPDVDEIDGIPPAVALQQQRGTPTTRSSVGSVTTLSNLLRMLYSRAGDYPPGQPIIYAEAFSPNTPEGACPQCHGHGRIYTVTEQSMVPDPSLTIRERAVAAWPQAWGGQNQRDILVTLSYDVDRPWRDLPQDIRDWILFTDEQPVVPVYPGYTPEETRKALKRKEEPNYMGTFSSARRHVLHTFANTQSASMRRRVMQYMLSTDCPACGGKRLNPASLAVTFAGMDITELGRLPLARLAALVRPYAQGTAGGAEDVDHPERALVAHRIAQDLAARLEVLLDLGLGYLSIERSTPTLSPGELQRLRLATQVRSNLFGVVYVLDEPSAGLHPADTEALLRALDGLLAAGNSLFVVEHEMDVIRHADWIVDVGPAAGEGGGRVLYSGPPAGLADVAESQTRRHLFGETRPPAGMPREPKGWLALESVTRNNLHELDVRFPLGVFTSVSGVSGSGKSSLVSQVLVELVAGHLGHEIPTSAEDEDDADHPSTIPVGGRIAGGMEGIRRLVQVDQKAIGRTPRSNLATYTGLFDHVRRLFAATPDAKKRRYDAGRFSFNVVKGRCETCEGEGFVMVELLFLPSVYAPCPACHGARYNAQTLEIRLRGRNIAEVLGMTVDAAYEFFAGEDTVRRSLHVLREVGLGYLRLGQPATELSGGEAQRIKLATELQRSQRGHSLYVLDEPTTGLHPSDVEKLVAQLHGLVDAGHTVVVVEHDMHVIAGSDWVIDIGPGAGEEGGRVVAAGPPAVVAQTPESRTAPYLARELG, encoded by the coding sequence ATGAAGGCACGGAACAGCGGCGGGACGGGTGGCGCACATAAGTTCGTGCGGGTGCGGGGGGCGCGGGAGCACAACCTCAAGAACGTGAACGTCGACATTCCCCGCGACGCGCTGGTGGTGTTCACCGGGGTCTCAGGATCGGGCAAGTCGTCGCTCGCGTTCGGCACGCTGTACGCCGAGGCGCAGCGGCGATACCTGGAGTCGGTGGCGCCGTACGCGCGGCGGCTGTTCCACCAGATGGGCATCCCCGACGTCGACGAGATCGACGGCATTCCGCCCGCCGTGGCCCTGCAGCAGCAGCGCGGCACGCCCACCACGCGCTCGTCCGTCGGCAGCGTGACCACGCTCAGCAACCTGCTGCGGATGCTGTACTCGCGCGCCGGCGACTACCCGCCCGGCCAGCCCATCATCTACGCCGAGGCCTTCTCCCCCAACACCCCCGAGGGCGCCTGCCCCCAGTGCCACGGGCACGGCCGCATCTACACGGTCACCGAGCAGTCCATGGTGCCCGACCCGTCGCTCACCATCCGCGAGCGCGCCGTCGCCGCGTGGCCGCAGGCGTGGGGCGGGCAGAACCAGCGCGACATCCTGGTCACCCTTAGCTACGACGTGGACCGTCCCTGGCGCGACCTGCCGCAGGACATCCGCGACTGGATCCTCTTCACCGACGAGCAGCCCGTCGTCCCCGTCTACCCCGGCTATACGCCGGAGGAGACGCGAAAGGCGCTCAAGCGCAAGGAGGAGCCCAACTACATGGGCACCTTCAGCAGCGCGCGCCGGCACGTGCTGCACACCTTCGCCAACACGCAGAGCGCGTCCATGCGGCGGCGGGTGATGCAGTACATGCTCAGCACCGACTGCCCCGCGTGCGGCGGCAAACGGCTGAACCCGGCGTCGCTGGCGGTGACGTTCGCGGGGATGGACATCACCGAGCTAGGCCGCCTGCCGCTGGCGCGCCTGGCCGCGCTCGTCCGCCCGTACGCGCAAGGAACGGCGGGGGGAGCGGAGGATGTGGATCACCCGGAACGGGCGCTCGTGGCGCACCGCATCGCCCAGGACCTGGCGGCGCGGCTGGAGGTGCTGCTGGACCTGGGACTGGGATACCTGTCCATCGAGCGCAGCACGCCCACGCTCTCCCCTGGCGAGCTGCAGCGGCTGCGGCTCGCCACGCAGGTGCGATCCAACCTGTTCGGCGTGGTCTACGTGCTCGACGAGCCCTCCGCCGGCCTGCATCCGGCGGACACCGAGGCGCTGCTCCGCGCGCTGGACGGGCTGCTGGCCGCGGGCAACTCGCTCTTCGTGGTGGAGCACGAGATGGATGTCATCCGCCACGCCGACTGGATCGTGGACGTGGGCCCCGCAGCGGGCGAGGGCGGCGGACGCGTGCTCTACAGCGGCCCGCCCGCGGGCCTCGCGGACGTGGCCGAGTCGCAGACGCGCCGCCACCTCTTCGGCGAGACGCGGCCGCCCGCGGGCATGCCGCGCGAGCCGAAGGGATGGCTGGCCCTGGAATCCGTCACCCGCAACAACCTGCACGAGCTGGATGTGCGCTTTCCGCTGGGCGTGTTCACCAGCGTCAGCGGCGTATCGGGATCAGGCAAGAGCAGCCTGGTGAGCCAGGTGCTCGTGGAGCTCGTCGCCGGGCACCTGGGCCACGAGATCCCCACGTCAGCGGAAGACGAGGACGATGCCGACCATCCGTCCACCATCCCCGTCGGCGGGCGGATCGCGGGCGGGATGGAGGGCATCCGCCGCCTGGTGCAGGTGGACCAGAAGGCCATCGGGCGCACGCCGCGCAGCAACCTGGCGACGTACACGGGGCTGTTCGACCACGTCCGCCGCCTCTTCGCCGCCACGCCGGACGCGAAGAAGCGGCGCTACGACGCGGGCCGGTTCTCGTTCAACGTGGTTAAGGGGCGCTGCGAGACGTGCGAGGGCGAGGGGTTCGTGATGGTGGAACTGCTCTTTCTCCCCAGCGTCTACGCGCCCTGCCCCGCCTGCCACGGCGCGCGTTACAACGCGCAGACGCTGGAGATCCGTTTGCGAGGGCGCAACATCGCCGAGGTGCTGGGGATGACGGTGGATGCCGCGTACGAGTTCTTCGCGGGGGAAGATACCGTGCGCCGCTCTCTGCACGTGCTGCGGGAAGTCGGATTGGGCTACCTGCGCCTGGGCCAGCCCGCCACGGAGCTATCCGGCGGCGAGGCGCAGCGGATCAAGCTCGCCACCGAGCTGCAGCGCTCGCAACGCGGCCACTCGCTCTACGTGCTGGACGAGCCCACCACCGGCCTGCACCCGTCCGACGTGGAGAAGCTGGTGGCGCAGCTGCACGGGCTGGTGGATGCCGGCCACACGGTCGTGGTGGTCGAGCACGACATGCACGTGATCGCCGGGAGCGACTGGGTGATCGACATCGGCCCCGGTGCGGGCGAGGAAGGCGGCCGCGTGGTCGCCGCGGGCCCGCCCGCCGTAGTCGCGCAGACGCCGGAAAGCCGCACCGCGCCCTATCTCGCACGAGAGTTGGGGTGA
- a CDS encoding solute carrier family 23 protein, which produces MPSPARASFFPRWTPAAGGVIGPEERLPWGQTLVVGVQHVFAMFGATVLVPILMGFDPNTSVFFSGIGTLLFFVVVGGRVPSYLGSSFAFVAVAATATGYAGKGPNPNIGVALGGIIAAGALYALIGLIVMATGYRWMERLMPPVVTGAVVAVIGLNLAPVAVRGISGSGFDTAIGLATVLATCAVAVYAPGLLRRVPILLGGVLGYLLYLVLANGMGLGPAVNFAPLREAAWVGLPNFSRPVFRWDVALLFAPAALVLVAENLGHVKAVGAMTGESLDRYLGRAFLGDGLACMVAGAGGGTGVTTYAENIGVMAVTRIYSTLIFVVAAVAAVIMGLSPKFGALVGTIPGPVLGGLSLVLFGLIAVTGARIWVQSRVDFSNNRNLVTASVTLIIGTGDLVLKLGGFSIGGIGTATFGAIIIYQLLREPAGRHDALAVADSGVDLATVPSTAVH; this is translated from the coding sequence ATGCCCTCGCCCGCACGCGCAAGCTTTTTCCCACGCTGGACGCCCGCCGCCGGCGGGGTGATCGGCCCCGAGGAGCGCCTGCCATGGGGACAGACACTCGTCGTCGGAGTGCAGCACGTGTTCGCCATGTTCGGCGCCACGGTGCTGGTGCCCATCCTCATGGGCTTCGATCCCAACACCTCCGTGTTCTTCTCGGGGATCGGAACGCTGCTCTTCTTCGTGGTCGTGGGCGGCAGGGTGCCCAGCTACCTGGGGAGCAGCTTCGCCTTCGTGGCGGTCGCGGCGACGGCCACGGGGTACGCGGGCAAGGGGCCGAACCCCAACATCGGCGTGGCGCTGGGCGGCATCATCGCGGCGGGGGCGCTGTACGCCCTCATCGGCCTGATCGTGATGGCGACCGGATACCGGTGGATGGAGCGGCTGATGCCTCCCGTGGTCACCGGCGCGGTGGTGGCGGTGATCGGGCTGAACCTGGCGCCTGTGGCGGTGCGCGGCATCAGCGGCAGCGGCTTCGACACGGCGATCGGGCTGGCGACGGTGCTGGCGACCTGCGCCGTGGCCGTCTACGCGCCCGGGCTGCTGCGCCGCGTGCCCATCCTGCTGGGCGGAGTGCTCGGCTACCTGCTGTACCTGGTGCTGGCCAACGGAATGGGGCTGGGGCCGGCGGTGAACTTCGCGCCGCTGCGCGAGGCGGCGTGGGTGGGCCTTCCCAACTTTTCGCGTCCCGTCTTCCGCTGGGACGTGGCGCTGCTCTTCGCCCCGGCGGCCCTGGTGCTGGTGGCGGAGAACCTGGGGCACGTCAAGGCGGTGGGGGCCATGACGGGGGAGTCGCTGGACCGCTACCTGGGCCGCGCGTTCCTGGGCGACGGGCTGGCGTGCATGGTGGCGGGGGCGGGCGGCGGCACGGGTGTGACGACCTACGCCGAGAACATCGGGGTGATGGCGGTGACGCGCATCTACTCCACCCTCATCTTCGTGGTGGCGGCGGTCGCGGCGGTGATCATGGGATTGTCACCCAAGTTCGGCGCGCTCGTGGGGACCATCCCGGGTCCGGTGCTCGGTGGGTTGTCGCTGGTGCTCTTCGGGCTGATCGCGGTTACGGGCGCGCGTATCTGGGTGCAGAGCCGGGTGGATTTCTCCAACAACCGCAACCTGGTGACGGCCTCGGTCACCCTGATCATCGGCACGGGCGACCTGGTGCTGAAGCTGGGCGGGTTCTCCATCGGGGGCATCGGCACCGCGACGTTCGGCGCCATCATCATCTACCAGCTGCTGCGCGAGCCGGCCGGCCGCCACGACGCCCTGGCCGTGGCGGATTCCGGCGTGGACCTCGCCACGGTGCCATCCACGGCGGTACACTGA
- a CDS encoding VOC family protein, giving the protein MGVTGIGGFFFRAKDPKALQAWYAEHLGVGSAPYGSWDTQAGPSVFAPFKSDTDYFAADRQWMLNLRVDDLDGQCAALRAAGIEVITKPEWDMPGVGRFARIHDPEGNAIELWQPE; this is encoded by the coding sequence ATGGGCGTGACCGGAATCGGCGGGTTTTTCTTCCGCGCAAAGGATCCGAAGGCATTGCAGGCCTGGTATGCCGAGCATCTCGGCGTGGGGTCGGCCCCCTACGGCTCGTGGGACACGCAGGCGGGGCCCAGCGTCTTTGCGCCGTTCAAGTCCGACACCGATTACTTTGCCGCGGACCGCCAGTGGATGCTCAACCTGCGCGTGGACGATCTCGACGGCCAGTGCGCGGCGCTCCGCGCGGCGGGGATCGAGGTAATCACCAAGCCCGAGTGGGACATGCCGGGCGTCGGCCGCTTCGCGCGTATCCATGATCCGGAGGGGAACGCCATCGAGTTGTGGCAGCCCGAATAG